The DNA sequence gaaggagggagaagaagaagcgattGTACAAGACCCcgtggtggagaagattcGAAAAGACAAGAAACTGTCGCAACACGAAAAACGTCTGTTAAACTGTATCGTCGACCCTTCCAAACTCGCATCCACCACCTTTCGCGACGTCCATCTTCCCGAAAAGACGATTGATGGTATTCGATCCATGATCTCCCTCCCCTTGCTTTTCCCAGAAGCGTTCAGGGGCGGTGTCTTGAAAGACCATGCGACCACGGGTGCCTTGCTGTTTGGACCACCGGGGACAGGTAAAACGTTGCTTGCGAGAGCTGTGGCAGCTGAAAGTGGAGCGAGGATGCTGGCCATCCAGCCAAGTGATGTGAATGACATGTATGTCGGAGAAGGTGAAAAACTGTAAGTCGAAACTCTTACccatctttcctctcttttcttaccaccttttttttttatatatACACAGTGTTAAAGCAGTGTTTTCCCTCGCACGTCGTCTCTCTCCCTGCGTCGTGTTCCTAGACGAAGTCGATGCGCTCTTTGGAGCCCGTATATCCCGCGGATCATCTGGAAGCATGTCACacaacctcatcctcaccgAGTTCATGCAGGAAATGGACGGACTCAGTTCCGCCATTGCAAACAAGGATAAACgcgtcgtcgtcatcggTGCGACCAATAGGCCGTTTGATCTGGACGATGCGGTGATGAGGCGATTGCCGAGGAGGTTACTCGTAGATCTTCCTGATGTACAGGATAGAAAAGGTGAGCAAAATCACCAACACCGCAccgtcatcgtcgtcgtcgtcagaCAGTGACTGACGTATTTTTGTTTTGTCTCAAGCGATTCTTGAGATTTTGCTGAGAGGAGAGCAGTTGGGCGAAGACGTTCATCTTGACCAAATAGCCAAGGAAACGGATGGTTTCTCCGGTTCAGATTTGAAACGTATGTTAGCCTCCGTAAAAAGTTCTTGCATATGGTGGTATGGTGTATTAATAAGAGGTTCACAGATCTATGTGTCAGCGCGGCACTTTCAGCGGTCAAGGATACTGTCAACGTTCCTTGGCGTCATTTATCGTCTTCAACTGCagcctcttcgtcttctggATCTGAACAACGACCACGAACGCCGCCTTTACCTGGCGCCGGTGGTGGACTTGGGAATCAAGTTTTGGTCATGGCTCCTGGAGAAGGCGGCGGCagcggtggaggtggaggtggaagcggcggaggcggaagcGGAGGTAGGAAAAAgttgagggtgaagaaggaaaaagcaTCCGCGACCGCCGCCGTATACGCCCAACCCAtcatatcttcttcttcttctaccgcACGCGAAGAGTCAGCGCCCGATACGCCCGATGaagagcaacaacagcTGGGCACGAGTGAAATCCCCGAAAGAGTTGAACAAGAACAACTGTTCAGTGCTGAACGTACGCTTGATACCTCTCCTATAGAAGATACTCTGGAACCTGCAAAAGCGCCcgtggaggaggaggaggaggaggtgcaGACCATGCCAAAGCGTGTATTGATGCAAAAGCACTTCAAGATTGCCCTTGAGGAAATTCGGCCATCTGCATCAGAAGAGGGAAGCTTACCCGAGCTGCGGAAATGGGCAGAGCAGTTTGGTGAAggcgggaagaggagggggaagaagagtgggtTTGGGAAAGGTTTTGGATTTTCAGATGAGCCGGTGAAAGATAGGGATACGGGATACGGAAAGGTTAAGCAAGACGATTAGATTCAAGTAATGTCCACTATTCACATTTCAATTTTTTTTACAATGTTTACGCATGATGCATTGTTGCATAGAAAAAAACTTTGGCCGCTATTGCCGGTTTTTTTGCTTATCTAAACCTCTATGTCCCATCATTATAATTTACTTTTCAGTTTGTCAACTTTACTTTGCAAGGCGTCAAGCCTTTTCTCTCGTTTCTCAATCAATTTTTCGAGCCCCTCGGCAGCTGCTAGAGGCTTTGCAAGTACTTGAGTTTGGAGGGCGGTGTCCAAACGAGTCTATATCAATATTATCAATCAGCATGTTTGTTCTTACCCATAAAGGCTGTTCTGCTCTCTGTACGTACTTCCAAGTCACCCTTCAACATTCCAGTCACCCTATTCCAATCCCTCCAAAACTTTTTCTGCGCCCCCGCCCAAAGTTTCTGACCAAGGGCCAAAGATCCGACAACACTCAGCAGCCCAAGTCCACTAGCTGTTCCGGCTGAAAGTACTTCTATCGGAGGCACATACGCAACCCAGCTCATACTAGCACCCAATAACGCCGTGGAATAAGTGGTCAACAGGGCTCTTTGGGCTGAAAGCTGCAAACGCGGGATAGACTTGGTAACAAGTTGATTTCGCCGAGTAATTATAGGTGAAAGGAGAGTGGTCGGCGTTAAAGGTGGGATTGAGAGTGAGAGTGTGGAGAGGTGATTggcaaggagaggagaagtgaATGGGTGAGGGTGGGGGGACAGTTGAGTCGGTGAGCTGCTGGTGTGTGATAGTTGGCGAATAATCTGGtcggaagacgatgaaagggaagattGCAGGTGGGATAATTGACCGGATTCAAAGACCACCTGGCCCCCGAATTTTAGTCATAGCTTGGAGCTGGGAGACAATGCAATAAATACCACTCACCTGTCGTTCCAAATCAACTGCAAACCGGCTACCGACAAATCCTCCTAATTCCAACGCAACATCATCTACTCTCAATCTGCCCAAAAGCCCCAACCAGCTCAGCCTCCCTTGGAAACTACTCTCAATTTGGCTTTTaatcttttccatttcatATTTGACTTCGCCTTCAACCAAAGCGCCATCCA is a window from the Cryptococcus deuterogattii R265 chromosome 10, complete sequence genome containing:
- a CDS encoding ATPase produces the protein MDADIVRLDLVMGVALDGIAGPLGVYGPPPLSQALNPLYQSAPSPFPNFSKQAREAEDQEEGMGLGFTSVPVAVLGGGGLPIPHMGHMAQQEEDMMAGRANEEWISFFSRIINADTAEAGKKRIVLLESPLAMSKTFPIWWPSLVEAVQRRRRGLITPGRKKTVPKNGSVEPSLVHPTSIVLQCTPSPLLPHTSPSMFPPTEKEDHELAAEEHVDEVDEQEEATHAAISALEDKFRSMGFNVHHHVEVVKPRSGAKLWWGNEESDPAGRREGDQSRLKAILGKGLSSVLPPFDGQSSDAGNQPRNPLQRLLMTGLGHLHPRLDQTESTVGGGGAPLVWKAFPIVPLHRNFDAEKESRTLRRRIYSAALITRAVYQLGGELQDPLGVLKLSESTGKPLTRKTGPSSVGKGYGNAVVSWSDALHIASIAVGRAVQTGQVDGDVAIVHWADIIAARQAAVEEKTMTADHLSKHIPSSALKDTSSKTTETMNKKKEGEEEAIVQDPVVEKIRKDKKLSQHEKRLLNCIVDPSKLASTTFRDVHLPEKTIDGIRSMISLPLLFPEAFRGGVLKDHATTGALLFGPPGTGKTLLARAVAAESGARMLAIQPSDVNDMYVGEGEKLVKAVFSLARRLSPCVVFLDEVDALFGARISRGSSGSMSHNLILTEFMQEMDGLSSAIANKDKRVVVIGATNRPFDLDDAVMRRLPRRLLVDLPDVQDRKAILEILLRGEQLGEDVHLDQIAKETDGFSGSDLKHLCVSAALSAVKDTVNVPWRHLSSSTAASSSSGSEQRPRTPPLPGAGGGLGNQVLVMAPGEGGGSGGGGGGSGGGGSGGRKKLRVKKEKASATAAVYAQPIISSSSSTAREESAPDTPDEEQQQLGTSEIPERVEQEQLFSAERTLDTSPIEDTLEPAKAPVEEEEEEVQTMPKRVLMQKHFKIALEEIRPSASEEGSLPELRKWAEQFGEGGKRRGKKSGFGKGFGFSDEPVKDRDTGYGKVKQDD